In Stigmatopora nigra isolate UIUO_SnigA chromosome 21, RoL_Snig_1.1, whole genome shotgun sequence, the genomic stretch CcttaaaagtagtgaaatgacaaaaaaaactacatattttCCTGTATTCTGACTTTTCAACTCTGAGAATGgatatgaatatgaataaaaacaaaaaaactcatctcTACGGTCTTTTAAATAGTATAGTTCTCTACCCTAAAAATCCTAAATGATGGCATCAGTTTatcacaaaatactttttttttttcagatctgTCGACAATTTTGTCACCAACAACGAGCACATTCTTCCTTGACTAGCCTGGGCCAGTAATGGTATTCATAGCCTATTCTTTTAACCAATAACACTTGTTTGCTGACTCACTGCATTCTGGTTTTTGCTCACACTTAAAACAGTGCTGTCAATCGTGCTGTCATCTCCTCGCTTTCTGCTGACCAGACACAAACTGGAGGAGAATTGGCAAATATCGGGTGATTCAAAGCACCAGGTCAAAGAAACTGACATTATTTATACAAAAGTGTATAGGCTTATTGTATGGGAATATGTAGATGAGCTGGAAATGAATGTCCGAATAAATTTTCAGTTATTTTGGAGATGCTGAGCAGATTGTGCAGCAATTTTTACACTCGGTTCCAGCGTGCTTTTCACCATTTGTTTCCCATAAAGGCCACATGGAAAAATGGAGCTGGCTTGGAATCAGATCGAACGGAGCATATTGTCAAAGGCTCTTGACATTCGCTACTtgttttttgggtcactttgaTGGAAAGTAAGAGGATTATAAAAAGATAAGCAAATACAACCGTTTGGATAATTTCAGAACACTTAAATGTGccaacaaaaaatggctttaaatgatgaaaatgtctGGGTTGTGTGGTTGGttagaaatataaaaattgcTATGAAAGAATACATATTTGCAGAGAAACTAAAGTATACCTAAATTTTGTTGAGGGTAGATTTGATCGATACTGAGTAACAGAtaagtccaaaaatttaaaagtacacACCCCATTTTAAATGCTAATTTTCAACCCACAATTACATTATGCCAATTTTTATTAGACTTTTTTGCTAATATTCACTGCCTGTATACACCTTGACAAACCTGCAAAAAGAATGAAACTGTTTGCACCATGAATGACtattgatataatattttttttccttataagaCAAGTTtgcattctaaaaaaaagaattaaaaaaatatctaccaCTATTTCATTggaccaaaacacaaaaaaatgcaccctATTGCGCCTAAAAGTCAATCACACTAACAACAAACAGTCACCCCGCTaagaaatatttgctttttccaTATTCAAAAGCTGATATTGTATCCACCAATTTATATACTCTGGCAAGTCtacattccacttttttttcttccaaatatgGCACTCAAAGTATAGTTGTCATGATCCAGAAATGCAAAGTGGGCTCAAATTTTGCTTCTTGACAGACATAAACGTCACTCCAATGTTATCCTAACAGTGCTCTCTGCTGGTTAGGCTGAGAATTCCTTGTTGTTCatgcatttttcttccaaaatagaACACACAATATTATTCTAGCAGGGGGTCGGGATCTATATATCCATAGGGGTCTGTTTGCAGTTATTGACAAGGTGTGTACTGCTTCTAAATGGGAAGTTTGTTCTTGTTACTGCAAAGCCATTCACAAGTGTGACCACCAGAAAACCAGTTGCCTTTAAAAAACAGACTGTTCCCCAGTGAGCAAACATGTAAACACACACTTGTAATTGTTTGccccttaaaaataaaaaaagtttaaaataaacaGCTAACCATTGGTTTTGGAgggagaaaatgatttaaagtGAATGTAAAAAGAACAGGGCCAGAAAAACTATCTAATATGCTGCATTTtataacatatatataatttagcatgacagacaattaaaaaaaacatattgtgaCTTTACAGCAAGATTTTCACTGATGGGGGACTGTctgttttgagcaaataataatgagaaaaagACTGTGTGAGAAAAGCCAGTGTTCCTTCAAGAGGAAGAGATCTGTAATTAGTTAACTATAGATAAGATCGTTTTAATCCAAAGCATATTTAAAGTGGTAGAGCCACACAAATTTGCTGGATTTCAGAGCGGTTTTTGAATGAATCGCACTTTCTTTGTCGTCTGAGAAGTGAGTGTTCTCttccagaaaaagaaaaaaagacaaccattGCGAATGACGCCATGACTAATTGACAATATTGTCACTCATCTCCTGCGGGGAGATTCTCTTCAATCCTTTTGATAAACTTCATGCGAATTTCTGTCACGTTGTCCCCTCTAAGGGTGTCTTGGACAAATTTGACATCCACAGCCATCTGGACCTGCAAGTTAAAAAGGTACGCCTCATTTTTcactaaataaatgaaaaacctcCCTGCTTATTCAATACAGTGCATGATTTGACAATAATACTTACGCTTAGTGCAATTTAAGAAGAACTGGCACTaatttaatacataaataagcatTTATATCTACATATGTTGTAAAAAGGTCATGAAAATAAGTTGGTGGTAAATAATATTCTAATGCAGCCTGGCAGGTGGTTCCATATTCAAAAATAGGTAACAATATTTTACAgtaacaaatgattaaaagctATAACTCACATGAACACAGGCTTGTTATGTTCCACTTTTAAATTCAGGAAAGCAGGATCCATGTCAGGGGTGAAATGAGctcataaattttaaaaaataatcacgaCGATTTACCACGGTGCGTTAAAACTTTCCATtgggtttaaaaaagaaaaaagaccatTCTGAAAGAAATGGGATTTTCCCACCCACCCTCAACTTCTCATATAGACATTATAGTACgtacaggggggaaaaaagacatttttgttcacatttgGATGtaatttttgagaaaaaaaatggaccaaacaggaaaaaatatgataaaagtGAATCTAGTGATGGAGGATCTTATGTGGGTCTGCTTAGTTTAACACAAAGCTAAGATAGTGTTATGGAAGATGGTAATAAATTAGTGGggatgtgttttattttgacactGATAGATGgacaaaaagacatttgttCTAAAAATGCACTGCAGAAGCCAATCTATAATTTACTGCAGAACGTATGATTGTTTAGCTACGTGTTGTGGTGCTAAGTTACCATCTCCAAGGCGCCTCGGAGAACGCCGCATAGCAGGTTGGAGTAGACCAGCGTGTTGTGGTTATCGGGCAGCTCCACAAAGTCAACCAATGGGTTGCTTTCCAGGATTAGGGAAAACTCGTCTCCAGCGGGGCTCCAGTTGGTCACGCTGGGGGTGACGCCGAGGTAGGTCTTAAACGCCACCTGGGGGTAGAGGCCTTTAACGTTAAAATGGTAGAATTGGGTGGGGAAAAGCtaatttttccatgtaaaacatgctgtaaacaCGAAAAGCTTAATAGTGgaaagagctactgccattggctgccaaGTAAACTGCGCCATCATGAGAAAAGgggtataaaataaaaaaataaaaagtttggattttatttactacgcgccatatgatggctgctgcgcagagaagaggGAAAATTGCTTGTAACCACCCAAAAATGTTCAATACGGCTGCAGTTCTCGGTTATGACAAAGTATGGAATAACATGTACGTCGTGACGCAACCTACATATTGAAAGCAgatgttaaaaaatgtttttttttcttcttggggTCACAGAGGAAATGATGACCTCTACAAAATACGACGGCGAGGGAAGGAAATGTGAACACGTGTTTCAAAGGAAATGGAAGCAGGATTATTATGTCAGCATGTTGAACATATGAA encodes the following:
- the trappc3 gene encoding trafficking protein particle complex subunit 3, whose product is MSRQSNRTTDSKKMNSELFTLTYGALVTQLCKDYENDEEVNKQLDKMGYNIGVRLIEDFLARSSVGRCQDFRETADVIAKVAFKTYLGVTPSVTNWSPAGDEFSLILESNPLVDFVELPDNHNTLVYSNLLCGVLRGALEMVQMAVDVKFVQDTLRGDNVTEIRMKFIKRIEENLPAGDE